From Aneurinibacillus sp. REN35, a single genomic window includes:
- a CDS encoding PCYCGC motif-containing (lipo)protein: MKIRTKKWFFAAAASLLVLGAGLSGCSSKEEAAHGGTQAHQEQLAGGDILETTAGRDQLPSFLKNFDPQVAKVYQAVGYNHTVIEHMACYCGCGDSVGHKSNLDCFINEVKPDGKIVWNSHGTTCANCMNIAAESIVMKQEGKSLLDIRKYIDNKYKEGFAKPTPTPMPTA; this comes from the coding sequence ATGAAGATTCGCACAAAAAAATGGTTTTTCGCTGCCGCTGCCTCGCTTCTGGTGCTAGGAGCAGGGCTTAGCGGATGTTCTTCAAAGGAAGAGGCGGCACATGGCGGAACACAGGCGCATCAGGAGCAGCTCGCAGGCGGTGATATACTTGAAACAACTGCTGGGCGTGACCAGCTTCCATCCTTCCTTAAAAACTTTGATCCGCAGGTCGCTAAAGTATACCAGGCTGTCGGATACAATCATACGGTGATTGAGCATATGGCCTGCTATTGCGGCTGCGGTGACAGTGTAGGACATAAAAGCAACCTTGACTGTTTCATTAATGAAGTCAAGCCGGACGGCAAAATCGTCTGGAATTCACATGGGACTACCTGCGCCAACTGTATGAATATCGCAGCCGAGTCCATCGTAATGAAGCAGGAGGGCAAGAGCCTGCTCGATATTCGTAAGTATATCGACAATAAATATAAAGAAGGCTTTGCAAAGCCAACACCTACTCCGATGCCAACAGCATAA
- a CDS encoding SDR family oxidoreductase, with amino-acid sequence MKVLVVGAHGKTGRHIVKLLAKSEQHKVRAMIREEKQTDALEKLGAEEIVFADLEKDISYAVDGCDAIIFAAGSGSQTGPDKTELVDHLGAIKMIEEGEKQAIQRYIQLSSMFADDPESGPNAIHHYLVAKQKSDERLQSSTLNYTIVRPGGLLDDHGSGRVQAEEKIKNSAVRTISREDVARTIVAALDTDHTSRRTFELLSGETPIEEALRQL; translated from the coding sequence GTGAAAGTATTGGTTGTAGGCGCACATGGAAAGACCGGGCGTCATATTGTGAAGCTGCTTGCAAAAAGCGAACAGCATAAGGTGCGAGCTATGATCCGAGAGGAGAAGCAGACTGACGCGCTTGAGAAGCTGGGCGCAGAAGAGATCGTTTTTGCTGATCTTGAAAAGGACATCTCCTATGCGGTAGATGGCTGCGATGCCATTATTTTTGCGGCGGGTTCCGGCTCGCAAACCGGACCGGATAAGACCGAGCTTGTGGACCACCTTGGAGCGATTAAAATGATCGAAGAGGGTGAAAAGCAGGCGATCCAACGTTATATTCAGCTCAGTTCCATGTTTGCAGATGATCCAGAAAGCGGTCCGAATGCGATTCATCACTATTTGGTTGCCAAACAAAAGTCTGATGAACGATTACAGAGCAGCACGCTAAATTATACGATTGTACGGCCTGGCGGCTTGCTTGATGACCATGGTAGCGGCCGTGTGCAGGCCGAGGAAAAAATTAAGAACTCCGCTGTCCGGACGATTTCCCGTGAAGATGTCGCGCGGACAATAGTGGCTGCCTTGGATACCGATCATACGTCTCGCCGTACATTTGAGCTGTTAAGCGGAGAGACGCCGATTGAAGAAGCACTTCGTCAACTGTAA
- a CDS encoding TIGR01212 family radical SAM protein (This family includes YhcC from E. coli K-12, an uncharacterized radical SAM protein.), protein MNQVKQASASLLWGDKRYHTWNYHLRQQFGEKIFKVMLDAGFTCPNRDGTIATGGCTFCSARGSGDFAGWRRDDLITQFNEVKERQHKKWPNAKYIGYFQAYSNTYAPVDVLRDYYEVILEQEGVVGLSIATRPDCLPDDVIELLAELNQRTYLWVELGLQTIHESTSELINRAHDTACYYEAVEKLRKHGIRVCSHIIFGLPGETEEMMMDTARAVAKMDVQGIKIHLLHLLRKTPMVKQYEAGLLEFMEQDQYIRLIADALESLPPEMVVHRLTGDGPPDLLIGPMWSRKKWEVLNAIDAELKRRDTWQGKKYMRN, encoded by the coding sequence ATGAATCAAGTAAAGCAAGCGAGCGCTTCATTATTATGGGGCGATAAACGATATCATACATGGAACTATCATCTGCGTCAGCAGTTCGGAGAGAAAATATTTAAAGTAATGCTTGATGCGGGATTTACCTGCCCGAATCGGGATGGTACGATCGCAACAGGAGGCTGTACATTCTGCAGCGCGAGGGGTTCCGGCGATTTTGCAGGCTGGCGCCGTGATGATCTGATCACACAATTCAATGAAGTGAAGGAACGTCAGCACAAAAAGTGGCCGAATGCCAAATACATTGGCTACTTTCAAGCTTATAGCAATACGTATGCACCGGTGGATGTGTTGCGGGATTATTATGAAGTCATTCTCGAACAAGAGGGAGTCGTCGGGCTGTCCATCGCCACAAGGCCGGATTGTCTGCCGGATGACGTCATAGAGCTGCTTGCTGAGCTGAATCAGAGAACGTATCTTTGGGTAGAACTTGGCTTGCAGACGATCCATGAATCGACCTCGGAATTGATTAACCGAGCGCATGATACGGCCTGTTATTACGAAGCGGTCGAGAAGCTGCGTAAGCATGGTATTCGAGTATGTTCCCATATTATTTTTGGCTTGCCTGGTGAAACAGAAGAGATGATGATGGATACGGCGCGTGCGGTAGCTAAAATGGACGTACAGGGCATCAAGATTCATCTGCTGCATTTGCTGCGCAAGACGCCGATGGTCAAGCAGTATGAAGCCGGTCTTCTGGAATTTATGGAGCAGGATCAGTACATTCGATTAATCGCAGACGCATTGGAGAGTCTGCCGCCGGAGATGGTTGTACACCGCTTAACTGGTGATGGCCCGCCTGATTTGTTGATCGGTCCTATGTGGAGCAGGAAGAAGTGGGAAGTGTTAAATGCGATTGATGCCGAATTAAAACGGCGGGATACGTGGCAGGGAAAGAAATATATGCGTAATTAA
- a CDS encoding DUF441 domain-containing protein has translation MDTIIILAVIIVLGLISKNVAVWVAAAGLMLLKLLPWDAPLQWTNQYGLKIGIAVLTMGVLAPIALGKITTINLLDTLRSGLGIAAILVGLGVAYLGGRGTGLLTAQPHIVTGLLIGTILGVALFRGVPVGPLIAAGILALFADALK, from the coding sequence ATGGATACGATTATTATTCTTGCTGTCATTATCGTACTGGGTCTCATCTCAAAAAATGTCGCTGTGTGGGTTGCGGCGGCCGGCTTGATGCTGCTTAAGCTTTTGCCGTGGGATGCACCGCTGCAGTGGACGAATCAGTATGGACTTAAGATCGGTATTGCCGTCCTGACTATGGGTGTGCTGGCTCCGATTGCTCTTGGTAAGATTACAACTATTAATCTGCTTGATACGCTGCGGAGCGGTCTTGGAATTGCCGCGATTCTTGTAGGACTTGGCGTTGCGTATCTTGGTGGTCGCGGCACAGGACTGCTTACGGCACAGCCTCATATCGTTACGGGGTTGTTAATCGGCACGATTCTTGGAGTGGCACTCTTTCGAGGGGTACCGGTCGGACCGCTTATCGCCGCGGGTATATTGGCTTTGTTTGCGGATGCGCTAAAGTAA
- the typA gene encoding translational GTPase TypA has translation MNLRSDLRNIAIIAHVDHGKTTLVDKMLIQAGTFRANEQVQERMMDSNDLERERGITILAKNTAVNYKDFTINIMDTPGHADFGGEVERIMKMVDGVLLVVDAFEGCMPQTRFVLKKALEQKVTPILVINKIDRENARPAEVVDEVYDLFIDLDATEEQLEFPVIYASGINGTASTEPDKQDNDLQALFDTIIEHIPGPGGDFEAPLQLQVTMLDYNEYMGRIGIGRIHRGTLRRGDTVAQIKRDGSIKQVRINKLFGFSGLKRIEIDEAKSGDIVAIAGVEDINVSDTIADTETPDALPLLTIDEPTLQMSFLVNNSPFAGREGKHITSRKLRDRLMAELETDVSLRVEEVTPEQYTVSGRGELHLSILIENMRREGYELQVSKPEVIVREIDGVKSEPTERLIIDIPEEYTGAIMESLGARKAEMVNMVNNGFGSVRLEFLIPSRGLIGYRTEFLTQTRGYGILNHSFDSYKPVVPGSVGGRRAGVLVSMIDGTATMYGMLSVEDRGILFVNTGTEIYEGMIVGEHNRDNDLVVNICKEKHATNVRSATKDETVKLKTPRIMSLEEALEYLDDDEYCEITPESIRLRKKHLKKSDRERAAKQAKFGANV, from the coding sequence ATGAATTTACGCAGCGATTTGCGCAACATTGCGATTATTGCCCACGTTGACCACGGTAAAACAACTCTGGTTGATAAAATGTTGATCCAAGCCGGTACATTCCGCGCCAATGAACAAGTGCAGGAACGGATGATGGATTCAAACGATTTAGAAAGAGAACGCGGTATTACTATTCTCGCGAAAAATACGGCGGTAAACTATAAAGACTTTACCATCAACATCATGGATACGCCTGGACACGCCGACTTTGGCGGTGAAGTGGAGCGTATTATGAAGATGGTCGATGGCGTGCTACTCGTGGTAGACGCTTTTGAAGGTTGTATGCCGCAGACACGTTTCGTTTTGAAAAAAGCGCTTGAACAAAAAGTAACGCCAATTCTTGTCATTAACAAAATCGACCGCGAAAACGCCCGCCCGGCGGAAGTGGTAGACGAAGTATATGATCTGTTCATTGATCTTGATGCGACCGAAGAACAGCTCGAATTCCCCGTGATTTACGCTTCCGGTATCAATGGTACAGCAAGCACCGAACCGGACAAGCAGGATAATGACCTCCAAGCCCTATTCGATACCATTATTGAACACATCCCAGGACCGGGTGGCGATTTCGAAGCGCCGCTACAGCTTCAAGTAACCATGCTTGATTATAATGAATACATGGGCCGTATCGGTATCGGCCGCATTCACAGAGGTACACTGCGCCGTGGTGATACGGTTGCACAAATCAAGCGCGATGGCTCAATCAAGCAAGTTCGTATTAATAAACTATTCGGCTTCAGCGGCTTAAAGCGCATTGAAATCGACGAAGCAAAATCTGGCGATATTGTAGCCATTGCAGGTGTAGAAGACATCAATGTCAGCGATACAATCGCCGATACGGAAACACCGGACGCACTTCCGCTTCTTACAATTGATGAGCCGACACTGCAGATGTCCTTCCTGGTCAACAACAGTCCGTTCGCTGGACGTGAAGGTAAGCATATCACTTCCCGCAAATTACGCGATCGTCTAATGGCCGAGCTTGAGACAGATGTCAGCCTGCGCGTTGAAGAAGTAACACCGGAACAATATACGGTATCCGGACGCGGAGAGCTTCATTTATCTATTCTGATTGAAAATATGCGCCGAGAAGGGTATGAACTTCAAGTATCCAAACCAGAGGTTATCGTACGGGAAATTGACGGCGTGAAGTCAGAACCGACTGAACGCTTGATTATCGACATTCCTGAAGAATACACTGGGGCTATCATGGAATCACTCGGCGCACGTAAAGCAGAGATGGTTAACATGGTCAATAACGGGTTCGGCTCTGTCCGCCTTGAATTCTTGATTCCATCACGCGGCCTGATTGGCTACCGTACCGAATTCTTGACGCAGACACGCGGATACGGCATCCTGAACCATTCCTTTGACAGCTACAAACCGGTTGTTCCAGGCTCAGTCGGAGGCCGTCGCGCCGGCGTACTCGTCTCAATGATCGACGGTACCGCTACGATGTATGGCATGCTAAGCGTAGAAGACCGTGGTATTCTCTTTGTTAACACAGGCACAGAGATTTATGAGGGTATGATCGTTGGCGAGCATAACCGTGATAATGATCTGGTCGTTAATATTTGTAAAGAAAAACACGCAACCAACGTACGTTCAGCAACAAAGGATGAAACAGTAAAATTAAAAACACCTCGTATCATGTCGCTTGAAGAGGCCCTTGAGTACCTAGACGACGACGAATATTGCGAGATCACACCGGAATCAATTCGTCTGCGCAAAAAACACCTCAAGAAATCAGATCGTGAACGCGCAGCTAAGCAAGCGAAATTCGGTGCAAATGTATAA
- a CDS encoding LCP family protein: MSEELSRQASRARKKARKANKKRKWIIILAVMLFIIGGSATAAYLKTQSFLSSIQEEAEPRKDSGVAKAETAYAAEKPLSLVLLGKDTRGEYGGGLTDVMIIMTLNPDTKKVTMLSIPRDTRAVIPGESHDQKINAVYKSGELIREEAEQKGQEPEETGVSLVKKTLESIYGIPIDNYVTIDFEGFRKGVDALGGVEVNVDRKLVYNDPTDGTSINLKPGLQVLNGKQALDFVRHRHDDRGLKYYSTDYERNDRQVAVIQASMEKMKSFSGLTNFFKVMDAVGENVKTDLSIDQMKGLASTFGKLDGANVVKLDNTDAYWDAKTSRTIIPQETMDKNRLALQQSMGIDPTTVTRYNDSPSGGRSRSEKTLDTSDVKDKKEKSKSEKSSSTRSKKEEQDDEDTSKKTSTHSSKKKSDEQNDKEKSTQTKERKPSTDSGTKDKKDNELLDPDKSVSESVSTEDSSGSKPAAPTPPTAPKVPDAPKSPDTQVETSK; this comes from the coding sequence ATGTCAGAGGAGTTATCTCGCCAAGCGAGCCGTGCCCGTAAAAAAGCTCGCAAAGCGAATAAGAAGCGAAAGTGGATCATTATTCTTGCAGTTATGTTGTTTATTATTGGCGGTTCAGCAACAGCCGCCTATTTAAAGACGCAAAGCTTCTTAAGTAGTATTCAAGAAGAAGCAGAGCCGCGCAAAGATTCCGGTGTAGCCAAAGCGGAGACCGCCTATGCGGCCGAGAAGCCCTTATCGCTTGTGCTGCTTGGTAAGGATACAAGAGGCGAGTATGGCGGAGGTCTGACGGATGTTATGATTATCATGACATTAAATCCGGATACGAAGAAAGTAACCATGCTATCCATCCCGCGCGATACCAGGGCTGTCATTCCGGGAGAATCCCACGATCAGAAAATTAATGCCGTATACAAGAGCGGTGAATTAATACGTGAGGAAGCCGAACAAAAAGGGCAGGAACCGGAAGAAACAGGGGTCTCGCTTGTTAAAAAGACATTAGAGAGTATATATGGTATTCCCATTGACAATTACGTGACGATTGACTTTGAAGGATTCCGTAAAGGCGTCGATGCCTTAGGAGGCGTCGAGGTCAATGTAGACCGTAAGCTTGTGTACAATGATCCGACAGACGGCACAAGCATTAACCTTAAACCGGGTCTGCAGGTATTGAATGGGAAGCAAGCGCTTGACTTCGTGCGCCATCGCCACGATGACCGTGGACTGAAATACTACTCTACGGACTATGAACGCAATGATCGGCAAGTGGCAGTCATTCAGGCCTCTATGGAAAAGATGAAGTCATTCTCAGGTCTGACGAATTTCTTTAAAGTAATGGATGCGGTCGGAGAGAATGTAAAAACGGACTTATCTATCGACCAGATGAAAGGCTTGGCTTCTACTTTCGGTAAACTAGACGGCGCCAATGTAGTCAAGTTAGATAACACCGATGCTTATTGGGATGCAAAAACAAGTCGCACGATTATTCCACAGGAGACGATGGATAAGAACCGTCTGGCTCTGCAGCAATCAATGGGGATTGATCCGACGACAGTGACGCGCTACAATGATTCTCCTTCCGGTGGACGCAGTCGTTCGGAGAAGACGCTTGATACATCTGATGTTAAGGATAAGAAGGAGAAAAGCAAGTCAGAGAAGAGCAGTAGTACGCGATCAAAGAAAGAAGAGCAGGATGATGAAGACACTTCGAAAAAAACGTCTACACATTCAAGCAAGAAAAAATCTGATGAGCAGAACGATAAAGAAAAATCAACTCAGACCAAAGAACGTAAACCATCTACAGATAGCGGTACGAAAGATAAAAAGGACAACGAGCTGCTTGACCCTGATAAATCGGTAAGTGAGAGTGTATCTACGGAAGATTCCAGCGGTAGCAAGCCAGCCGCACCGACGCCTCCAACAGCGCCAAAAGTGCCGGATGCGCCAAAATCACCGGATACGCAGGTAGAAACAAGCAAGTAA
- a CDS encoding alpha/beta hydrolase, with product MEIYHEIWPVDEERGSIVIVHGAGEYFVRYHWLVQQLNEAGYSVFGGDLPGLGRTKGRKGHIERFEAYYAAVDTWIERASKRKRPLFLLGHSMGGLIVARYAEAVHPDVDGIILSSPCFGLSRNISPALEGIASILNRITPAFRLSAGIKAGDVSRDQTVTLRYTEDPHITTKVSVRWYKELQKAMRLAKEEIEDYPDVPTLVMQAGADRIVSPTTTKLWMDSLPISCKRYVEWPDCYHEIFNEPEKNEVINTLLQWMQTVKFDE from the coding sequence ATGGAAATATATCATGAAATATGGCCAGTAGATGAAGAGAGAGGGAGCATAGTAATTGTGCATGGTGCTGGCGAGTATTTTGTCCGCTATCATTGGTTGGTGCAGCAGTTGAATGAAGCGGGATATTCTGTATTTGGCGGAGACCTTCCTGGCTTGGGTCGCACAAAAGGCCGCAAAGGGCATATTGAGCGCTTTGAAGCGTATTATGCTGCGGTTGATACATGGATAGAGCGGGCAAGCAAGCGCAAGCGTCCGCTTTTTCTGTTGGGACACAGCATGGGCGGATTGATTGTGGCCCGTTATGCGGAAGCTGTACATCCTGATGTAGATGGAATTATTCTTTCTTCCCCGTGTTTTGGCCTTTCTCGAAACATCTCACCGGCATTAGAAGGGATCGCCTCCATATTAAATAGGATCACCCCCGCCTTTCGTCTCTCTGCTGGCATTAAGGCAGGGGATGTAAGTCGGGATCAGACTGTTACGCTTCGTTATACAGAAGATCCGCACATTACAACCAAAGTCAGCGTGCGTTGGTATAAAGAATTACAGAAAGCGATGCGTTTGGCAAAGGAAGAGATAGAGGATTATCCAGATGTGCCTACGCTTGTTATGCAGGCTGGAGCCGATCGCATTGTAAGTCCTACGACAACAAAATTATGGATGGATTCGCTTCCAATTTCTTGTAAACGGTATGTAGAATGGCCGGATTGCTATCATGAGATTTTCAACGAACCGGAGAAGAACGAGGTAATAAACACCCTTTTGCAATGGATGCAAACGGTCAAATTCGATGAATAA
- the pckA gene encoding phosphoenolpyruvate carboxykinase (ATP): protein METQTNKELKDILKGENVHFNLSVAQLVEMAVLRKRSELTSTGAVTAKTGKYTGRSPKDKFIVDEPSVHDKVDWGTVNQPISEEKFDRLYQDVINYLDEKELLVFDGFAGADTRYRLPIRVVNEFAWHNLFAHQLFIRPTEEELKTHDAQFTIISAPTFEANPEIHGTNSETFILVNFAKKVVLIGGTRYAGEMKKSIFSVMNYLLPEQNVLSMHCSANMGKDGDVALFFGLSGTGKTTLSADPDRKLIGDDEHGWSDDGVFNIEGGCYAKCINLSAEKEPEIFNAIKFGSVLENVVIDEKTHVADYDDNSLTENTRAAYPLDFIPNALIPSVAGHPNVVIFLTADAFGVLPPIAKLTKEQAMFHFLSGYTSKLAGTERGVTEPEATFSTCFGAPFLPLAPRVYAEMLGEKIDKHNAQVYLVNTGWSGGPYGVGKRMNLPYTRAMITAALNHELDKEEFTAHPVFGVLMPKSCPGVPSDILDPRNTWADKEAYDVQAKKLASLFVKNFETFSDMPENIKSAAPKA, encoded by the coding sequence ATGGAGACACAAACGAACAAAGAATTGAAGGATATTCTCAAAGGAGAGAATGTACACTTTAATTTATCGGTGGCACAACTTGTAGAAATGGCGGTTCTCCGTAAACGCAGCGAGCTGACTTCGACAGGTGCAGTCACAGCAAAAACAGGCAAATACACGGGACGTTCTCCAAAAGATAAATTTATTGTAGATGAACCTTCCGTACACGATAAAGTTGATTGGGGTACGGTAAATCAACCTATTTCTGAAGAAAAATTTGATCGGCTGTACCAAGATGTAATTAACTACCTGGATGAAAAAGAACTGCTTGTATTTGACGGATTTGCTGGTGCTGACACACGCTACCGCCTGCCGATTCGTGTCGTAAATGAATTTGCGTGGCATAACCTGTTTGCTCATCAGCTCTTCATTCGTCCAACGGAAGAAGAATTAAAGACACATGATGCGCAGTTTACCATTATCAGCGCTCCAACATTCGAAGCCAATCCTGAAATTCACGGAACAAATTCTGAGACATTCATCCTTGTGAACTTCGCCAAAAAGGTCGTTCTTATTGGTGGTACTCGCTATGCGGGTGAGATGAAGAAATCCATCTTCTCCGTGATGAACTATTTACTGCCTGAACAGAACGTATTATCAATGCATTGCTCTGCCAATATGGGCAAAGACGGCGATGTCGCTCTCTTCTTCGGTTTATCCGGTACAGGTAAAACTACCCTATCGGCCGACCCGGATCGAAAGCTGATCGGTGACGATGAGCATGGCTGGTCTGATGACGGTGTATTTAATATTGAAGGCGGCTGCTATGCAAAATGTATTAATTTATCCGCTGAAAAAGAACCTGAAATTTTTAATGCCATTAAATTCGGTTCTGTGCTTGAGAACGTAGTGATTGATGAGAAAACGCATGTAGCTGATTATGATGATAACAGCTTAACAGAAAATACACGTGCGGCGTATCCGCTTGATTTCATTCCGAATGCGCTCATTCCAAGCGTAGCCGGTCATCCAAACGTGGTGATTTTCCTGACTGCAGATGCATTCGGTGTACTGCCTCCGATCGCTAAATTAACAAAAGAACAGGCAATGTTTCACTTCCTCTCTGGATATACAAGTAAGCTTGCCGGTACAGAACGCGGTGTAACCGAGCCAGAAGCAACATTCTCTACTTGCTTCGGAGCACCATTCTTGCCACTTGCTCCACGTGTATATGCAGAGATGCTTGGTGAGAAAATTGATAAGCACAATGCGCAAGTGTACCTTGTTAATACAGGATGGTCAGGCGGCCCATACGGCGTCGGTAAGCGTATGAACCTACCATATACTCGTGCTATGATTACAGCTGCCCTAAATCATGAGTTGGATAAAGAAGAATTCACCGCGCATCCTGTCTTCGGTGTTCTCATGCCAAAAAGCTGCCCGGGTGTTCCATCTGATATTCTTGATCCACGCAATACGTGGGCAGACAAGGAAGCATATGATGTACAGGCGAAAAAACTTGCTTCCCTGTTTGTGAAAAACTTTGAGACATTCTCTGATATGCCGGAGAATATTAAAAGCGCAGCACCAAAAGCATAA
- a CDS encoding HAD-IIB family hydrolase, producing the protein MQQSVTHLLATDLDGTLVGDEQALRELLHYYEAKPYDVMLIYSTGRHLHSALSLIEDERLPQPDLLITDVGTEIYAGAGLLRDEEWRKRVEAHWKPEEIVQIAAEIPGLIPQQLPVTHRLSYTVEELDPTKVLARRLKEREVPHKLIISSGRDVDVLPPVCGKGEALRYVIESRGLHEANILIAGDSGNDHEMLTLGYPSVIVGNAQEELYRLDEHPLIFRAQKACAGGIHEAWEHFYGYKETPL; encoded by the coding sequence ATGCAACAGAGCGTGACGCATCTTTTGGCTACCGACTTGGACGGGACGCTGGTTGGTGATGAGCAGGCGTTAAGAGAGCTGCTTCATTATTACGAGGCGAAGCCATATGATGTAATGCTTATTTATAGCACAGGGCGACATCTGCATTCGGCACTTTCGCTCATTGAAGATGAAAGGCTTCCCCAGCCTGATCTGTTGATTACGGATGTTGGTACGGAAATCTATGCTGGGGCAGGCTTGCTCCGTGATGAAGAATGGCGGAAGCGGGTTGAAGCGCATTGGAAACCTGAAGAAATTGTCCAAATCGCAGCCGAGATACCGGGGCTTATCCCGCAGCAGCTCCCTGTAACCCACCGTCTATCTTATACTGTAGAGGAGCTGGATCCCACAAAAGTGCTGGCACGTCGTTTAAAGGAGCGGGAAGTCCCGCATAAACTAATCATAAGCAGCGGTCGTGATGTGGATGTACTGCCACCTGTCTGTGGAAAAGGAGAAGCGCTCCGTTATGTGATTGAATCACGCGGGCTGCACGAGGCTAACATATTGATTGCCGGTGATTCCGGTAACGACCATGAGATGCTTACGCTTGGCTATCCTTCGGTTATTGTCGGCAATGCCCAGGAAGAATTGTACAGGCTTGATGAGCATCCGCTGATCTTTCGAGCACAAAAAGCATGTGCCGGAGGTATTCATGAAGCATGGGAACACTTCTATGGTTATAAGGAAACGCCCTTATAA
- a CDS encoding glycosyltransferase, with translation MKKKILFISDHGDPLAKLGGVQAGGQNNYVRQLALALEKQGSRVDVVTHWCDTEAPRTETFGERCRVIRIAAGYKGFVSKNEMHDMLPSFYTEMKKLLPLHTYDIVHTHYWLSGLLGKKLEEEYGLPFVHTSHSLGIAKEKATGVRDEIRLEAEQEILSIANGVIATTNNERNVIQEFVPSPAPISVIPIGVAPSFQTRYNRPQLRRQLGYRGPLLVFAGRLEETKGIYTLLEAFRMLMSRDSTPKETKLVLAGGQEEAIDASRRLPLDKKLLQAVRGIEEHVEFVGPKSQEELALLFNAATATIVPSFYESFGMVAAEAQACGSPVIASRVGGLQNVVNDGETGLLVEPKSPQDVSLAMEALVTNDLLTQRLGKQATRLAKRDYQWQSISERVDSMYEEVLANATERDASFGYRLGRDAGW, from the coding sequence ATGAAAAAGAAAATCCTATTCATTTCTGATCATGGAGATCCTTTAGCAAAACTAGGAGGAGTGCAGGCTGGTGGGCAGAACAATTATGTGCGTCAGTTGGCTTTAGCTCTAGAGAAGCAGGGGTCTAGAGTAGATGTGGTTACTCACTGGTGTGATACAGAGGCACCGCGTACAGAAACATTCGGGGAGCGCTGCCGGGTGATTCGTATAGCGGCAGGGTATAAAGGGTTTGTCTCTAAAAATGAAATGCACGATATGCTGCCGTCATTTTATACAGAGATGAAAAAGCTGCTTCCACTTCATACCTACGATATTGTTCATACACATTACTGGCTATCGGGTCTATTAGGGAAAAAGCTAGAAGAGGAATATGGGCTGCCGTTTGTCCATACTTCGCACTCGCTTGGTATTGCCAAAGAGAAGGCAACCGGAGTCCGGGATGAGATTCGCTTAGAAGCCGAACAGGAGATACTAAGTATTGCGAACGGTGTAATCGCCACAACCAATAACGAGCGGAATGTAATTCAAGAATTCGTTCCTTCGCCCGCACCCATTTCTGTTATTCCGATTGGCGTGGCACCCTCGTTCCAAACCCGCTACAATCGTCCTCAGTTGCGCAGACAGTTGGGATATAGAGGGCCGCTGCTTGTTTTTGCCGGCCGTCTAGAGGAAACGAAGGGGATCTATACTTTGCTTGAAGCATTTCGGATGCTGATGAGCCGTGATAGTACGCCGAAAGAAACGAAGCTTGTACTTGCTGGCGGGCAGGAGGAAGCAATTGATGCCAGCAGGCGTCTGCCGCTTGATAAAAAGCTGTTGCAAGCAGTAAGAGGAATTGAAGAGCATGTTGAATTTGTCGGTCCGAAATCACAGGAAGAACTGGCGCTCCTTTTTAATGCAGCGACTGCTACAATTGTTCCTTCTTTCTATGAATCGTTCGGTATGGTTGCCGCTGAAGCACAGGCATGCGGCAGTCCGGTTATCGCTTCCCGTGTGGGCGGCTTGCAAAATGTCGTGAATGACGGAGAGACAGGGCTTCTTGTAGAACCGAAAAGCCCGCAGGATGTATCGCTCGCAATGGAAGCACTTGTTACGAACGATCTCTTGACACAGCGTCTTGGGAAGCAGGCGACACGGTTAGCGAAACGTGATTATCAATGGCAGTCAATTTCGGAGCGAGTGGACAGCATGTATGAGGAGGTATTGGCGAATGCAACAGAGCGTGACGCATCTTTTGGCTACCGACTTGGACGGGACGCTGGTTGGTGA